One window from the genome of Pedobacter schmidteae encodes:
- a CDS encoding FecR family protein produces MKAPEHLDLLIDKYLSGAATDEEKNQLLAWYDSQDHHEVEWPSAGPNEEQDVYGRLLAKIDAGTSAEVVLPRRGLIGWYKIIAAALIFIVASVGGYLYLNHQGIEHTEALSFKNDIAPASSKTILKLANGKELQLEDANGEELRQLGQGQIRKTEDGQLIYDLSAAKRITATEAVYNSIVTPKGIQYQVVLSDGTKVWLNAASSLRFPNYFNGKERLVETTGEVYFEVAKDHRHPFIVRTARQTIEVLGTHFNVNAYGDEGLLKTTLLEGSVKISVTGGIAEKILKPGEQAQISNSGSIKITRPDLEESMAWKNNLFQFNNTSIEQVMLQVKRWYDIDLVYEGAKPNLLFTGVIPKNNNISILLKVLESTGGIKFGIEGKKVIIQSSPIKNQTDMRDR; encoded by the coding sequence ATGAAAGCACCTGAGCATTTAGATTTATTAATTGATAAGTACCTTTCCGGAGCAGCCACTGATGAAGAAAAAAATCAGCTGCTGGCATGGTACGATAGTCAGGATCACCACGAGGTAGAGTGGCCTTCGGCCGGTCCAAATGAAGAGCAGGATGTTTACGGGCGATTGCTGGCCAAAATTGATGCAGGGACTTCCGCTGAGGTTGTATTACCACGGAGAGGCCTTATAGGCTGGTATAAGATAATTGCAGCTGCGCTTATTTTTATAGTGGCTTCCGTTGGCGGATATCTTTATTTGAATCATCAGGGGATTGAACATACAGAAGCGCTTAGTTTTAAAAATGATATTGCTCCAGCATCAAGTAAAACTATTTTGAAGCTTGCCAATGGTAAGGAACTGCAGCTGGAAGATGCGAATGGTGAAGAGCTGCGGCAGTTGGGCCAAGGGCAGATTCGAAAAACAGAAGACGGGCAATTGATTTATGATCTTTCTGCTGCTAAACGTATAACTGCTACTGAGGCAGTGTACAACTCCATCGTTACGCCAAAAGGTATACAATACCAGGTAGTTTTGTCTGATGGAACAAAAGTATGGCTAAATGCAGCGTCCTCCCTGCGTTTTCCTAACTATTTTAACGGCAAGGAGCGTTTGGTGGAAACAACCGGAGAAGTTTATTTTGAGGTAGCCAAAGACCACCGGCATCCTTTTATAGTGCGGACTGCCAGGCAGACGATAGAGGTGCTGGGGACACATTTCAACGTAAATGCTTACGGCGATGAAGGTCTTTTAAAAACGACGTTACTGGAGGGGAGTGTGAAAATCAGCGTGACCGGGGGAATTGCAGAAAAAATATTGAAACCCGGAGAGCAGGCTCAGATCAGTAATTCGGGAAGCATCAAAATTACCCGTCCTGATCTGGAAGAAAGTATGGCCTGGAAAAATAACCTGTTTCAATTTAACAATACATCAATTGAACAGGTGATGCTGCAGGTAAAACGCTGGTATGATATTGACCTTGTTTATGAAGGTGCTAAGCCAAACCTACTGTTTACAGGTGTCATTCCTAAAAATAACAACATCTCTATCCTATTGAAAGTGCTGGAATCTACCGGAGGAATAAAATTCGGTATTGAAGGCAAAAAAGTAATTATTCAAAGTTCACCCATTAAAAACCAAACGGATATGAGAGATCGGTAA
- a CDS encoding zinc-dependent metalloprotease, with protein sequence MNFRFPSASSGIAAAALISIAIAALPARAQKTKWPVNISAPAKQDTGKVKSADVKKSPVKKFSEVIPADAKTDKGLFTVYKTGDKYYYEIPDSLLGREMLVITRFTQTPAALKESRAQYGGEMINNQVWKWEKHDKQIFIRVPTYVYSADKNSDIYNALQNSNALPILAAFDIKAYSSNGKGVVIDITDFFNGDIPGMSLPESLKKTYKISGIDNQRSYMDTVKSFPINIEVRTVKTYRSPELPSDKSVGAMTFGLNTSMLLLPKEAMKPRMENQRVGYFTERQIDFSLNDKRVTPTAYVQRWKLEPKDEAAYQRGELVEPKKQIVYYIDPATPKKWVPYLIQGVNDWNIAFEAAGFKNAIVAKEAPTEKEDPEFSTEDARYSVIRYFASSTENAYGPRVADPRSGEILESHIGWYHNVMSLLRNWFFVQTAAINPGARGADISDEQMGQLVRFVSSHEVGHTIGLLHNFGSSAAYPVDSLRSKTFTAKYGTAPSIMDYARFNYVAQPQDGVKDIYPKIGLYDQYAINFGYRYFPGNKSVKEETTLLEAVVAEKSKNPVYFYGKQGTIDPRAQSEDLGDNAMKASAYGIENLKRILPNIEKWTYAPGKDLEDVNELYFEIIRQYRRYVNHVVANVSGLHEDFKTMSEPGAVYSYVPKQKQKEAVAFINQQVFNTPKWLLNKTLVARLDYGIINNRITEMQNQVLTSLLETYGFARMIDDETKNGKNAYTVTDLMNDLNATILSAKTPDVYKRALQRSYVDRLGVLLKLDKPVQESNFSAMGLTPFNPNLSDMRLIVKGELRKIQHKLKSLQLTTKDSLSKAHYAELSERVYRILNPKI encoded by the coding sequence ATGAATTTTAGATTTCCTTCAGCAAGCAGCGGCATTGCCGCTGCTGCATTAATTTCTATTGCCATAGCGGCACTGCCCGCCCGGGCACAGAAGACCAAATGGCCTGTAAATATTTCAGCTCCTGCAAAACAGGATACCGGAAAGGTAAAAAGTGCCGATGTTAAAAAATCTCCTGTTAAAAAGTTTTCGGAAGTTATTCCTGCCGATGCTAAAACAGATAAGGGTTTATTTACAGTTTACAAAACTGGTGATAAGTATTATTATGAAATTCCCGACTCTTTGTTGGGACGGGAGATGCTAGTGATTACCCGTTTTACGCAAACGCCTGCAGCACTTAAAGAATCAAGAGCGCAATACGGTGGTGAAATGATCAATAACCAGGTGTGGAAATGGGAAAAACACGATAAGCAGATCTTTATCCGTGTCCCTACTTATGTGTATTCAGCCGATAAAAACTCTGATATTTATAATGCTTTACAAAACTCCAATGCTTTACCTATACTCGCCGCTTTTGATATCAAAGCTTATAGCAGCAATGGTAAAGGAGTAGTTATCGATATTACTGACTTTTTTAACGGAGATATCCCGGGAATGTCATTGCCGGAAAGCTTAAAAAAGACCTATAAAATATCTGGAATAGACAATCAGCGTTCTTATATGGATACGGTAAAAAGTTTTCCCATAAATATTGAAGTACGAACGGTTAAAACTTATAGAAGCCCAGAATTACCTTCCGATAAAAGTGTGGGAGCAATGACTTTTGGATTAAATACCTCTATGCTTTTATTGCCAAAAGAAGCAATGAAACCACGTATGGAGAATCAAAGAGTTGGATACTTTACCGAGCGTCAGATAGATTTCAGTTTAAACGACAAACGGGTTACGCCAACTGCCTATGTTCAACGCTGGAAACTGGAGCCGAAAGATGAGGCTGCCTACCAAAGGGGAGAGCTGGTTGAACCCAAAAAACAGATTGTATATTATATCGATCCGGCAACACCAAAAAAATGGGTGCCTTATTTGATTCAAGGAGTAAATGATTGGAATATAGCTTTTGAGGCAGCTGGTTTCAAAAATGCTATTGTTGCAAAAGAGGCACCAACTGAAAAAGAAGATCCTGAATTCAGCACTGAAGATGCCAGATATTCGGTGATCCGTTATTTTGCTTCATCTACAGAGAATGCTTATGGGCCAAGGGTTGCCGATCCACGGTCGGGTGAGATTCTGGAAAGCCATATTGGCTGGTATCACAACGTGATGTCTTTATTAAGAAACTGGTTCTTTGTACAAACTGCAGCTATCAATCCGGGGGCAAGAGGTGCTGATATCAGTGATGAGCAAATGGGACAATTGGTTCGTTTTGTTTCTTCTCACGAGGTGGGACATACCATTGGTCTGTTGCACAATTTCGGCTCAAGTGCGGCCTACCCGGTAGATTCTTTACGTTCAAAAACCTTTACCGCAAAGTACGGAACTGCGCCATCTATCATGGACTACGCACGTTTCAATTATGTTGCGCAGCCTCAGGATGGGGTTAAGGATATCTATCCAAAAATAGGTTTGTATGATCAGTACGCCATCAATTTTGGTTATCGTTATTTTCCCGGAAATAAATCTGTAAAAGAAGAAACAACTTTACTGGAAGCAGTAGTTGCAGAGAAATCTAAAAATCCGGTTTATTTTTATGGCAAACAGGGAACGATAGATCCACGTGCGCAAAGTGAAGATCTGGGCGATAATGCGATGAAAGCGAGTGCTTACGGGATTGAAAACCTAAAACGTATTCTTCCGAATATAGAGAAATGGACTTATGCTCCCGGTAAAGATCTGGAAGATGTAAATGAGCTTTATTTTGAAATTATCCGCCAGTACCGCAGGTACGTTAACCATGTGGTAGCTAACGTTAGCGGTTTACATGAAGATTTCAAAACAATGTCGGAGCCGGGCGCGGTATATAGCTACGTGCCAAAACAAAAACAGAAAGAAGCGGTAGCCTTTATTAATCAACAGGTATTTAACACACCCAAATGGTTGCTGAATAAAACCCTTGTTGCCAGATTAGATTATGGTATCATCAATAACCGCATTACAGAGATGCAAAACCAGGTGCTGACCAGCTTGTTGGAAACCTATGGTTTTGCCCGTATGATTGATGATGAAACCAAGAATGGCAAAAATGCATATACAGTTACTGATTTGATGAATGATTTAAATGCGACGATATTGAGTGCTAAAACACCGGATGTATATAAGAGAGCATTGCAGCGATCATATGTAGATAGGTTGGGTGTCCTTTTAAAATTGGACAAACCGGTGCAGGAGTCTAATTTTTCGGCAATGGGACTTACACCGTTTAATCCAAACCTTTCGGATATGAGGCTGATTGTGAAAGGAGAATTGAGAAAGATTCAGCATAAACTAAAATCGCTTCAACTGACCACAAAGGACAGCTTAAGCAAAGCGCACTATGCTGAACTTTCAGAAAGGGTATATAGGATTCTGAATCCAAAAATATAG
- a CDS encoding RagB/SusD family nutrient uptake outer membrane protein, which yields MMKFNLKKYTTTVCLAGVLFSFSACKKDFLDRKPLNLVSEETVWADPELIKLSLNEFYTFMNTGFTTTYLPAAVTDDLQLIANEQSKVLGYLNGDFINSTFPKSTFWKDTYAQIRKINYFMGRAEKSTVLTDAQRNELVGQARFFRAYLYFQIFSNFMDAPLILKAQPIDEAQDKPLKTSHKDGIAFIKAELEKAATELPLTYSNTEWGRITSSAAQAFISRVLLWQASALTNPSNDLNQWKLAAEAAKKVIDSKVYDLQADYNSPFLVKNVLVKPEVILEFRYNGLKGERQHSFDKNNSPTGYGGRGVNAPTQDLVNEYEMKNGKMIGEPGSGYVASTPYVGRDPRFDKSILYNGTTFKGRPVENFTGGKDMPTSNPSPTGFYIRKFIAEEFDYNKDPNTTSSTNWIIMRYAEVLLNYAEAQNEAIGPDDTVYEVMNKIRKRVNMPELPIGLNQIEMREKIRHERRIELAFEDQNRYNDLRRWKTAATVLNRSVNGVTIKKETNGTFTYTAKVAGSRVFTDKNYWLPIPLTEITTNENLKPQNPGW from the coding sequence ATGATGAAATTTAATCTAAAAAAATATACTACTACTGTCTGCCTTGCTGGCGTGTTGTTCAGCTTTAGTGCCTGTAAAAAAGACTTCCTGGATAGAAAACCATTAAACCTGGTTTCAGAGGAAACGGTATGGGCCGACCCGGAGTTAATCAAACTATCCCTAAACGAATTCTATACGTTTATGAATACAGGTTTTACCACAACATATTTGCCTGCAGCCGTTACCGACGATCTACAGCTGATTGCTAATGAGCAATCCAAGGTGTTGGGGTATCTTAACGGTGATTTTATAAACAGTACTTTCCCTAAATCTACTTTCTGGAAAGATACTTATGCCCAGATCAGAAAAATTAATTATTTTATGGGCAGGGCTGAAAAAAGTACTGTACTTACGGATGCCCAGCGCAATGAACTGGTAGGGCAAGCCCGTTTTTTCAGGGCCTACCTTTACTTCCAAATTTTTAGCAATTTTATGGATGCACCGCTGATTCTAAAAGCCCAGCCAATAGATGAAGCCCAGGATAAACCCTTAAAGACATCACATAAAGATGGCATCGCTTTTATCAAGGCGGAACTGGAAAAAGCTGCTACCGAATTGCCTCTAACCTATTCAAACACCGAATGGGGAAGAATCACCAGTAGTGCAGCACAAGCATTTATATCAAGGGTATTGTTATGGCAGGCCAGCGCTTTGACCAATCCTTCCAATGATTTGAACCAATGGAAACTCGCTGCCGAAGCTGCCAAAAAAGTAATTGATAGCAAAGTATACGATTTGCAGGCCGACTACAATAGCCCTTTCCTGGTAAAAAATGTATTGGTTAAGCCTGAAGTTATTCTGGAGTTCAGGTATAATGGTTTGAAAGGAGAAAGACAGCATTCTTTTGACAAGAATAATAGTCCAACAGGTTATGGAGGAAGAGGTGTAAATGCACCTACTCAGGACCTGGTAAATGAATACGAAATGAAGAACGGTAAAATGATCGGCGAGCCGGGTTCTGGCTATGTGGCTTCAACCCCTTATGTTGGTCGCGATCCAAGATTTGATAAATCGATTCTTTATAATGGAACTACTTTCAAAGGTCGCCCGGTCGAAAATTTTACAGGTGGGAAAGATATGCCCACTTCAAATCCTTCTCCAACCGGTTTTTACATCAGGAAGTTTATTGCCGAAGAGTTTGATTATAATAAAGATCCGAATACTACAAGCAGTACCAACTGGATTATTATGCGTTATGCAGAGGTTCTGCTCAATTATGCTGAAGCACAAAACGAAGCCATTGGACCTGATGATACGGTATACGAGGTGATGAACAAGATCAGAAAACGGGTAAATATGCCCGAGCTCCCGATTGGGCTTAATCAAATTGAAATGCGTGAAAAGATTCGTCACGAGCGCAGAATTGAATTGGCTTTTGAAGATCAGAACCGATACAATGACCTTCGTCGCTGGAAAACAGCCGCTACTGTACTGAATAGATCGGTAAATGGGGTAACCATTAAAAAGGAAACAAACGGAACCTTTACTTATACGGCTAAAGTTGCCGGGAGCAGGGTGTTTACAGATAAAAACTACTGGTTGCCGATTCCTTTGACAGAGATTACGACCAACGAAAACTTGAAGCCACAAAACCCAGGCTGGTAA
- a CDS encoding TonB-dependent receptor, translating to MKERLHCKVISNGAAKAHLHGKPVAGTIRKALTIMKLTAAILLTLGLQVGLASRAQKVTISERNADLKTVLQSMRKQTGYFFIYNNEVMKESLPVSLNVKDADLERVLFQIFKDQPLTFSIEKNIIILKHRDEEQNRAAKIITIEGKVTDDKGLPIPGVTVAVKETSIAAVTNENGVYRIKAEETHTLIFSFLGFRRQEVDINKRTVINVSMTMALNKLDETVVVGYGTQQKKFVTGAISVTKGEELAQSPATNISNTLMGRVTGLVSNMTSGAPERGATLKIRGMDNPLVVIDGVARDNNPNSILGMELDKLDANAIESISILKDASAAIYGARGANGVILVTTKRGKANKLSVNYSANFGLQQPTRLPKFLDSYNTAILNNEMYDNDRAEKGSSPRTKYTDIELQKFKDGSDPDRYPNTDWYDLVLKPSAFTQKHNLSLNGGGMNSRYFISGSFTDQNGLVSTSSMKRYGIVSNFDLDVTKNTTFSIGLTYTNENVDNPTAFAESIFTRLAGISPTLPARYSNGLYAYSGFSGNPLTDAMEGSGYNRNSRNVFTGSLRVTQNIPFVPGLSASGVVTIDKNSQFKKAFTIAFPQYSLSPTKDEYTLQNGTEKPSLSEEYSQNNNVNLQVSLDYKRKFGKHSINGLVLYEQNEFKSDMLSGERSNFAVASLDQLFLGDANSQRNGGNGSESARQSAVARLVYNYASKYILESNFRYDGSPYYPKGKRRALFPSISGAWLISEENFVKERFAFIDELKLRTSYGQLGNDGGSLYSYFYNYALTPAGYVFGTNNNITPNVRVSNSSVPNTNITWEKVNSFDLGLDATLWKGLLGIEADYYNKNKFDILRARGYDVPATFGLTAPSENFGRERYYGYEFALSHQNKLGEVAYSARVNMTYTMSRVIDYGENDNMLPGLRQEGFPIGISRILKADGIFKDQADVDNWPKYLTSPGGTPVSGKPGDIRYVDLNGDGVVELYSGSPDRNFQAKYITPPTVYGLFLNAKWKNFAVDAFFQASTNVYINYTAANDILNFYELHLDRWTPEHTNAAYPRLLSNYEPNRYPSTFYVKNGNYIKLRTAQLSYTFPSELVKRAGISSLALTAQGQNLFTISNNRRFDPESTGTTATNYPPQRIFSFGVRLGL from the coding sequence ATGAAAGAACGACTACATTGTAAAGTCATTTCTAATGGCGCTGCAAAAGCGCATCTGCATGGCAAACCAGTTGCTGGTACCATCAGAAAAGCATTAACAATTATGAAACTAACCGCTGCTATTTTACTTACACTGGGGCTCCAGGTAGGTTTAGCATCCCGTGCACAGAAGGTAACCATTTCTGAGCGCAATGCCGATCTTAAAACTGTTCTTCAGAGCATGAGAAAGCAAACGGGATATTTTTTTATTTATAATAATGAGGTGATGAAAGAATCACTTCCCGTGAGTCTAAATGTTAAAGATGCAGATCTGGAGAGGGTGTTGTTTCAGATCTTTAAAGATCAGCCGCTGACTTTCAGTATAGAGAAAAACATTATTATCCTGAAACATAGAGATGAGGAGCAAAACCGTGCAGCAAAAATCATCACAATTGAAGGGAAAGTAACCGACGATAAAGGACTGCCGATACCGGGTGTTACCGTTGCAGTTAAAGAGACCAGTATTGCTGCAGTGACCAATGAAAATGGTGTTTATAGGATCAAAGCAGAGGAAACGCATACCTTAATTTTCTCTTTTCTAGGCTTCAGGAGACAGGAGGTTGATATTAACAAGCGTACGGTGATCAATGTATCTATGACAATGGCACTTAACAAGCTCGATGAGACTGTGGTAGTGGGTTATGGAACGCAGCAGAAGAAGTTTGTTACAGGTGCTATTTCCGTAACGAAAGGAGAAGAGTTAGCACAGTCGCCGGCAACTAATATTTCCAATACATTGATGGGGAGGGTAACTGGCTTGGTGAGTAACATGACTTCCGGTGCTCCCGAGCGTGGTGCAACACTAAAAATCAGAGGTATGGATAATCCTCTTGTGGTAATAGATGGAGTAGCGAGGGACAATAATCCAAATAGCATTTTGGGTATGGAACTGGATAAACTGGATGCAAATGCAATAGAAAGTATCAGTATCCTGAAGGATGCCTCCGCGGCTATTTATGGTGCCAGGGGAGCGAATGGTGTTATCCTCGTGACCACCAAACGTGGTAAAGCAAATAAATTAAGTGTGAATTATAGCGCTAATTTTGGTTTGCAACAGCCTACACGTCTACCGAAATTTCTCGATTCTTATAACACAGCGATATTGAACAATGAAATGTACGATAATGACCGTGCTGAAAAAGGATCATCGCCACGTACAAAATATACGGATATAGAACTGCAGAAATTTAAAGATGGTTCTGATCCAGATCGATATCCAAACACAGATTGGTATGATCTGGTTTTAAAGCCTTCTGCTTTTACCCAAAAGCATAATCTTAGTTTAAATGGGGGAGGAATGAATTCCAGATACTTTATCAGCGGTAGTTTCACTGATCAGAATGGTTTGGTGAGTACTTCTAGTATGAAAAGGTATGGTATTGTGAGTAATTTCGATCTGGATGTAACAAAAAATACAACCTTCTCTATAGGTTTAACTTATACCAATGAAAATGTGGATAATCCTACCGCATTTGCAGAAAGTATTTTTACAAGGTTAGCCGGGATTTCTCCAACCTTGCCAGCTCGTTATAGTAATGGATTGTACGCATACTCTGGCTTTTCAGGTAATCCTTTAACCGATGCGATGGAGGGAAGTGGTTACAATAGAAATTCAAGAAACGTTTTTACAGGATCATTAAGAGTTACGCAGAATATTCCTTTTGTACCTGGACTTTCGGCAAGTGGGGTAGTGACAATCGACAAAAATAGCCAGTTTAAAAAAGCATTTACGATTGCGTTTCCGCAATACAGTCTTTCGCCAACTAAGGACGAGTACACTTTACAGAATGGAACTGAAAAGCCTTCATTGTCTGAAGAATATTCACAGAACAATAATGTAAACCTACAGGTTTCCTTAGATTATAAAAGGAAATTTGGCAAGCATTCGATTAATGGTTTGGTATTGTATGAGCAGAATGAATTTAAAAGTGATATGCTTTCCGGAGAGCGTAGTAATTTTGCTGTGGCCAGTTTGGATCAGCTTTTTCTTGGTGATGCAAATTCACAGCGAAATGGTGGTAACGGGTCGGAGAGTGCCCGTCAAAGTGCTGTAGCCAGGTTGGTTTACAATTATGCTTCGAAATATATTCTGGAAAGTAATTTCAGGTATGATGGATCTCCATATTATCCCAAAGGAAAAAGAAGGGCTTTATTCCCGTCGATTTCTGGAGCATGGTTAATTTCCGAAGAAAATTTTGTAAAAGAACGCTTTGCATTTATTGATGAGTTGAAACTCCGTACATCTTACGGACAGCTCGGCAATGATGGGGGGAGTTTGTATTCGTACTTCTATAATTATGCGTTAACACCTGCAGGTTATGTTTTTGGAACAAATAACAACATCACTCCAAATGTTCGTGTATCCAATTCCAGTGTACCTAATACAAATATTACATGGGAAAAAGTAAATTCCTTTGATCTCGGATTAGATGCCACCCTTTGGAAGGGCTTACTTGGCATCGAAGCAGATTATTATAATAAAAACAAGTTTGATATTTTAAGAGCCAGAGGATATGATGTACCTGCCACTTTTGGTTTAACAGCACCATCGGAGAACTTTGGACGTGAACGTTATTATGGATATGAGTTTGCTTTGTCACATCAAAATAAACTCGGTGAAGTAGCTTATTCAGCAAGGGTAAATATGACCTATACTATGAGCCGGGTAATTGACTATGGTGAAAATGACAATATGTTACCAGGTCTTCGCCAGGAAGGATTTCCGATTGGTATTTCAAGGATTTTAAAGGCTGACGGAATATTTAAAGATCAGGCTGATGTGGATAACTGGCCTAAATATTTGACCAGCCCGGGTGGTACTCCGGTTAGCGGTAAGCCTGGTGATATCAGGTATGTAGATTTAAACGGCGATGGCGTGGTTGAATTGTATAGCGGAAGTCCGGATAGAAATTTCCAGGCCAAATACATTACGCCTCCAACAGTATACGGTTTATTTTTGAATGCCAAATGGAAAAACTTTGCTGTTGATGCATTTTTCCAGGCATCAACAAATGTATACATCAACTATACGGCTGCCAATGATATCCTGAATTTCTATGAGCTACATTTAGACAGATGGACACCGGAACACACTAATGCTGCTTATCCGCGTTTGCTGTCCAACTATGAGCCGAACAGATACCCTTCTACTTTTTATGTGAAGAATGGTAATTACATAAAACTAAGAACGGCACAGCTTTCTTATACTTTTCCTTCTGAGCTGGTAAAACGTGCAGGTATTTCTTCTCTGGCTTTAACGGCGCAGGGACAAAACCTATTTACAATCAGCAACAACAGGAGGTTCGATCCGGAATCAACTGGAACAACAGCGACCAATTATCCTCCGCAAAGGATCTTCTCATTCGGTGTTCGTCTAGGTCTCTAA
- a CDS encoding GNAT family N-acetyltransferase: protein MNEEYLKLPLIKNSVGMRFEMKVGDYTTFIDYKEHGKKIWLIHTESPEELKGKGAATAVIEKTLNYIEENGYRLIPLCPLVAAYLKRHPEWDRILDESAKPF, encoded by the coding sequence ATGAATGAAGAATACCTTAAACTACCCTTGATTAAAAATTCGGTAGGTATGCGTTTTGAAATGAAGGTAGGTGACTATACAACGTTCATCGACTATAAAGAACATGGCAAAAAAATCTGGCTCATCCATACCGAATCCCCGGAAGAGTTGAAAGGTAAAGGTGCGGCAACAGCTGTTATTGAAAAAACGCTGAACTATATTGAAGAGAATGGGTATAGGTTAATTCCTTTATGTCCACTAGTTGCGGCATATCTGAAAAGGCATCCTGAATGGGATAGGATTTTAGACGAAAGCGCAAAACCATTTTAG